In Sphaeramia orbicularis chromosome 14, fSphaOr1.1, whole genome shotgun sequence, the following are encoded in one genomic region:
- the gnb2 gene encoding guanine nucleotide-binding protein G(I)/G(S)/G(T) subunit beta-2, whose protein sequence is MSELEQLRQEAEQLRNQIRDARKACGDSTLTQITAGLDPVGRIQMRTRRTLRGHLAKIYAMHWGSDSRLLVSASQDGKLIIWDSYTTNKIHAIPLRSSWVMTCAYAPSGNYVACGGLDNICSIYCLKTREGNVRVSRELPGHTGYLSCCRFIDDNQIITSSGDTTCALWDIETSQQTTVFSGHTGDVMSLSLSPDLRTFVSGACDASVKLWDIRDSMCRQTFTGHESDINAICFFPNGSAFATGSDDATCRLFDLRADQELSLYCHDNIICGITSVAFSRSGRLLLAGYDDFNCNIWDAMKGDRAGVLAGHDNRVSCLGVTDDGMAVSTGSWDSFLKIWN, encoded by the exons ATGAGTGAGCTGGAGCAGCTTCGTCAAGAGGCCGAGCAACTTAGGAACCAGATAAGA GATGCTAGAAAAGCATGTGGAGATTCAACTCTGACACAG ATAACAGCTGGTCTGGATCCTGTGGGGCGGATTCAGATGAGGACGAGACGCACACTTCGTGGTCACCTCGCTAAGATCTATGCCATGCACTGGGGTTCAGACTCGAG GCTGCTGGTTAGTGCTTCTCAAGATGGAAAACTGATCATCTGGGACAGCTACACCACTAACAAG ATACATGCGATCCCCCTGCGCTCCTCCTGGGTTATGACCTGTGCATACGCCCCTTCTGGCAACTATGTGGCCTGCGGAGGCCTCGACAACATCTGCTCCATCTACTGCTTAAAGACACGCGAAGGCAATGTCAGGGTCAGCAGGGAACTACCTGGGCACACAG GTTACCTGTCATGTTGCCGTTTCATTGACGACAATCAAATCATCACAAGTTCCGGAGACACCACATG TGCACTGTGGGACATCGAGACGAGTCAGCAGACTACGGTTTTCTCGGGCCACACCGGCGACGTCATGAGTCTGTCCCTGTCACCTGACCTTCGCACCTTTGTGTCTGGAGCCTGCGACGCCTCGGTCAAACTGTGGGACATCAGGGACAGCATGTGCCGGCAGACCTTCACCGGGCACGAGTCCGACATCAACGCCATCTGT tTCTTTCCAAATGGCAGCGCCTTTGCCACAGGCTCCGACGACGCCACCTGCAGGCTGTTCGACCTTCGTGCAGACCAGGAGCTCAGCCTTTACTGCCATGACAACATCATCTGTGGCATCACCTCTGTGGCTTTCTCACGCTCCGGCCGTTTGCTGCTGGCTGGTTACGATGACTTTAACTGCAACATTTGGGACGCCATGAAGGGAGACAGAGCAG GAGTCCTGGCAGGCCATGACAATCGTGTGAGCTGTCTGGGCGTGACGGATGACGGCATGGCTGTGAGCACCGGGTCCTGGGACAGCTTCCTTAAGATCTGGAACTGA